A stretch of Henckelia pumila isolate YLH828 chromosome 4, ASM3356847v2, whole genome shotgun sequence DNA encodes these proteins:
- the LOC140865196 gene encoding F-box/kelch-repeat protein At3g06240-like, with translation MEENREMIGSDDLYAKIPQDVIFQILFKLSTRTLLNLRCVSKSFGSLISHPYFLRLRLSSAPAASHHLLYYESSDYTKIYFSFHDSQTFSLRKKLETPFKSVNGYLRLVGSSRGVVCLFDTNYFNFVGSVILWNPFIGKYKILPCVQGFRFFKISFSHMAVGFGFDHTNLDFKVVKILYGYENNEHELRSKALVYGIKTGSWRSVGQVVPCFMPKNWCSNVFVHGVVHWMAYRKPQFDGHLNCIMGFDVVEEIFTVMELPQNLGPNCKELRLSPLVNEKSLSLFVSYRENMGESWDVWLMDDYGKVDSWTRKYVIVLEQVFVPIKVVNDGEILAAISDELLVLMNVETEEVTDLAVCGLPLSFSAADYDPSLALIDIGQQLME, from the coding sequence ATGGAGGAGAATCGAGAAATGATAGGAAGCGATGATCTTTACGCCAAAATCCCTCAAGATGTTATCTTCCAAATCCTCTTCAAGCTCTCCACGAGAACCCTTTTGAATCTCAGGTGCGTTTCCAAATCTTTTGGTTCCTTAATCTCTCACCCCTATTTCCTTAGACTCCGCCTATCCTCAGCCCCCGCCGCCTCCCACCACCTCCTGTACTATGAATCCTCGGATTACACGAAGATATACTTTTCTTTTCATGATTCCCAGACGTTTTCTCTGCGTAAGAAGCTCGAAACTCCATTCAAGAGTGTTAATGGTTACTTGAGGCTGGTCGGTTCTAGCAGGGGAGTTGTGTGTTTGTTCGATACCAATTATTTCAACTTTGTTGGCTCTGTGATTTTATGGAACCCCTTTATTGGAAAGTACAAGATTCTGCCTTGTGTGCAAGGATTTCGTTTTTTTAAGATTAGTTTCTCACATATGGCTGTAGGGTTTGGATTTGATCACACGAATCTTGATTTTAAAGTTGTGAAAATCTTGTATGGTTATGAAAATAATGAGCATGAGTTACGATCGAAGGCTTTGGTGTACGGAATCAAAACTGGATCTTGGAGGAGTGTTGGACAGGTTGTGCCTTGTTTCATGCCCAAGAATTGGTGTAGCAATGTGTTTGTGCATGGTGTTGTGCATTGGATGGCATATAGGAAACCACAATTTGACGGGCATCTGAATTGCATCATGGGTTTTGACGTGGTTGAGGAGATTTTCACGGTAATGGAGTTGCCTCAAAATCTTGGACCAAACTGTAAGGAATTGAGGTTGTCTCCCTTGGTTAATGAGAAATCTTTGTCTCTCTTTGTGAGTTATCGTGAGAATATGGGTGAGTCATGGGATGTGTGGTTGATGGATGACTATGGGAAGGTGGATTCTTGGACGCGAAAATATGTTATTGTGTTGGAGCAGGTGTTTGTTCCCATCAAGGTTGTGAATGATGGTGAAATCTTAGCTGCAATAAGTGAcgaattattggttttgatgAATGTTGAAACAGAGGAAGTTACGGATCTTGCCGTTTGTGGATTGCCGCTATCGTTCTCTGCAGCTGATTATGATCCAAGCTTGGCTTTGATTGATATTGGACAGCAACTCATGGAGTAG
- the LOC140864022 gene encoding uncharacterized protein → MEKLVDPRLPWKVSVTGPPSEEAQRSVANQMHAIVLLYNYYHRKQKPELRFLDFASFSKLAVVLRPRLISFMKLMKESKSMDLNGTECKLSVTEKAIKDACDIAVALDTSKDVPDTELWPILKVAVLVVDPKKENCFLEFGLITEGVWSLIEKQINVSKINADISTEEVIGTKRQRNDQSVSAADSEFQLGFDAVKDATGFGSSNLVVLETHVVYSLCNLKSAARFLIMQCSESFSIKNQVPLKLLVESLQGPLAEKSHGSWTATPVVEYYHMLPYAEHISHWLARKDLSLPSLNGCNAKIATNNSEKEIKKSKITVLPHKNSNDKEVDHRDIDNSRPKANSFQKIGFDIKNFKEASCGNNKSTVNVSQKKANNGSGAEKFNKIQDILDSAKNPRKRVDLGVSDSKKVLSDSSIDIQRTSMNDVTTSCRESDDCSKNLDSNLKVCYHRRKNIPFTRTDLHDSGGDFNLNDDNSNESCHMEDTEMNENVSGANGVMTVLCDQNETTVTQNQQGLFHANTNVSAEVQNFRDSEDVQNALSLLYRKRHELCAQMGSLEDTLAFYEDNIQRIREGADIGLARQCIESILRGNYPSLLNHEIQLLSKGRNDTYLPGKSYCQDLEYICLKNNWRLPRYVVEPSEGKFLSKVVVKSKGFKISSKGRLELNPSDARESASAQVIAKIRDQAAE, encoded by the exons ATGGAGAAATTGGTCGATCCTCGCTTGCCCTGGAAGGTCTCTGTTACTGGCCCTCCCTCCGAAGAAGCTCAGAGATCTGTTGCCAACCAG ATGCATGCGATTGTGTTGCTTTACAACTACTATCACCGGAAGCAGAAACCCGAGCTGAGATTCTTGGATTTTGCATCATTTTCTAAGTTGGCTGTCGTACTGAGACCACGGTTGATTTCATTTATGAAACTGATGAAAGAAAGTAAATCCATGGACTTGAATGGCACGGAATGTAAGCTCTCCGTGACGGAGAAAGCAATCAAAGATGCATGTGATATAGCTGTGGCTTTAGATACATCAAAAGATGTGCCCGACACAGAACTATGGCCAATTTTAAAGGTTGCTGTACTTGTGGTTGATCCAAAGAAGGAAAACTGTTTTCTTGAGTTTGGCCTCATCACGGAAGGAGTCTGGTCACTTATTGAAAAACAGATTAATGTGTCTAAAATCAATGCAGACATATCAACAGAAGAAGTTATTGGTACCAAACGTCAGCGGAATGATCAAAGTGTATCAGCTGCTGATAGTGAGTTTCAGCTAGGTTTTGATGCTGTAAAGGATGCAACTG GTTTTGGCAGTTCTAACCTTGTGGTTTTGGAGACTCATGTTGTGTATTCTTTATGTAATTTAAAGTCAGCAGCTCGCTTTTTAATTATGCAATGCTCAGAGTCATTCAGCATAAAGAATCAAGTTCCTCTTAAACTTCTTGTTGAGAG TTTGCAGGGCCCTTTGGCAGAGAAGTCTCACGGTAGCTGGACAGCAACACCTGTTGTCGAGTATTATCACATGCTTCCTTATGCAGAGCACATCTCGCACTGGCTTGCGAG GAAAGACTTGAGTTTGCCAAGTTTAAATGGTTGCAATGCTAAAATCGCCACAAACAATTCTgaaaaagaaataaagaaaagCAAGATAACGGTGTTACCTCATAAGAACTCTAACGATAAAGAGGTGGATCACAGGGACATTGACAACTCTAGGCCAAAAGCTAACTCTTTTCAGAAAATAGGATTTGACATTAagaacttcaaggaagcatctTGTGGCAACAACAAAAGCACTGTCAATGTTTCCCAGAAGAAAGCAAACAATGGTAGCGGTGCTGAGAAATTTAACAAGATACAGGACATTTTGGATTCTGCCAAAAACCCCAGAAAAAGAGTTGATCTTGGAGTTTCAGATAGCAAAAAAGTATTATCTGATTCTTCCATAGACATACAACGAACCAGCATGAATGATGTAACTACATCTTGCCGAGAGAGTGATGATTGTAGTAAGAATCTTGATTCAAATTTAAAAGTATGCTATCATAGACGAAAGAACATTCCTTTTACCCGTACAGACTTACATGATTCAGGAGGTGATTTCAACTTGAAT GATGATAATTCAAATGAATCATGCCATATGGAAGATACGGAGATGAATGAGAATGTTTCGGGAGCAAATGGTGTTATGACTGTTTTGTGCGATCAAAATGAAACCACTGTGACTCAGAATCAACAAGGGCTTTTTCATGCTAATACAAATGTCAGTGCAGAAGTACAAAATTTTCGGGATTCGGAAGATGTGCAAAATGCCTTGTCACTTCTTTATCGAAAGAGACATGAACTG TGTGCTCAGATGGGGAGCCTGGAAGACACACTTGCATTTTACGAGGATAATATTCAAAGGATAAGGGAAG GTGCTGATATTGGGTTAGCTCGtcaatgcatcgaatctatctTAAGGGGTAATTATCCTTCACTGCTGAATCATGAAATCCAACTCCTAAGCAAGGGTCGCAATGACACTTACCTCCCTGGAAAATCTTATTGTCAA GACTTGGAGTATATATGCCTCAAGAATAACTGGAGACTGCCACGATATGTTGTAGAACCATCAGAAG GTAAATTCCTCTCGAAGGTGGTGGTGAAAAGCAAAGGTTTCAAGATATCTTCGAAGGGTCGTTTGGAGCTTAACCCTTCTGATGCAAGGGAGTCCGCGTCTGCACAAGTTATCGCGAAAATACGGGATCAAGCTGCTGAATAG